From the genome of Biomphalaria glabrata chromosome 17, xgBioGlab47.1, whole genome shotgun sequence, one region includes:
- the LOC106079074 gene encoding tubulin alpha-1A chain: protein MRECISIHVGQAGVQIGNACWELYCLEHGIQPDGQMPSDKTIGGGDDSFNTFFSETGAGKHVPRAVFVDLEPTVIDEVRTGTYRQLFHPEQLITGKEDAANNYARGHYTIGKEIVDLVLDRLRKLADQCTGLQGFLIFHSFGGGTGSGFASLLMERLSVDYGKKSKLEFAIYPAPQISTAVVEPYNSILTTHTTLEHSDCAFMVDNEAIYDICRRNLDIERPTYTNLNRLIGQIVSSITASLRFDGALNVDLTEFQTNLVPYPRIHFPLATYAPVISAEKAYHEQLSVAEITNACFEPANQMVKCDPRHGKYMACCMLYRGDVVPKDVNAAIATIKTKRTIQFVDWCPTGFKVGINYQPPTVVPGGDLAKVQRAVCMLSNTTAIAEAWARLDHKFDLMYAKRAFVHWYVGEGMEEGEFSEAREDLAALEKDYEEVGVDSVQGEGEEEGEEY from the exons atg cgtGAGTGTATTTCCATCCATGTTGGTCAAGCTGGAGTCCAGATTGGCAATGCCTGCTGGGAACTCTATTGTTTGGAGCACGGCATCCAGCCAGATGGTCAGATGCCATCTGACAAGACCATTGGAGGTGGTGATGATTCTTTCAACACCTTCTTCAGTGAAACTGGTGCTGGCAAACATGTACCAAGAGCCGTctttgttgatttagaacccACTGTCATTG ATGAGGTTCGTACCGGTACCTATCGCCAACTGTTCCACCCTGAACAGCTTATCACAGGCAAAGAGGATGCTGCTAACAATTATGCCCGTGGTCACTATACCATTGGTAAGGAGATTGTTGACCTAGTTCTTGACCGTCTCAGAAAGTTGGCTGACCAGTGCACAGGCCTTCAGGGATTCCTCATCTTCCACAG CTTTGGTGGTGGCACCGGATCTGGCTTTGCCTCACTCCTCATGGAACGCCTGTCTGTTGATTATGGCAAGAAATCCAAGCTGGAGTTTGCCATCTACCCAGCCCCTCAGATCTCCACAGCTGTTGTTGAGCCCTACAACTCCATTTTGACCACACACACCACCCTTGAGCACTCAGACTGTGCCTTCATGGTTGACAACGAAGCCATCTATGACATTTGCAGACGTAACCTCGACATTGAGAGACCCACCTACACCAACCTGAACCGTCTGATTGGTCAAATTGTATCCTCAATCACAGCTTCCCTCAG gTTTGATGGTGCCTTGAATGTTGATCTGACTGAGTTCCAGACTAACTTGGTGCCCTACCCTCGTATCCACTTCCCACTGGCCACATATGCTCCAGTCATCTCTGCTGAGAAG GCCTACCATGAACAACTGTCTGTTGCTGAGATCACTAATGCCTGCTTTGAGCCAGCCAATCAGATGGTGAAATGTGACCCACGTCATGGCAAGTACATGGCCTGCTGTATGTTGTACAGAGGTGATGTTGTCCCCAAGGACGTCAATGCTGCCATTGCCACCATCAAGACCAAGAGAACCATCCAGTTTGTTGACTGGTGTCCAACTGGTTTCAAG gtTGGAATCAACTACCAACCACCAACTGTTGTACCTGGAGGTGACTTGGCTAAAGTCCAGCGTGCTGTCTGCATGTTGAGCAACACCACAGCTATTGCTGAGGCCTGGGCTAGACTTGACCATAAGTTTGACCTTATGTATGCCAAGCGTGCTTTTGTTCACTG